In Gadus macrocephalus chromosome 11, ASM3116895v1, a single genomic region encodes these proteins:
- the LOC132467445 gene encoding LOW QUALITY PROTEIN: potassium/sodium hyperpolarization-activated cyclic nucleotide-gated channel 3-like (The sequence of the model RefSeq protein was modified relative to this genomic sequence to represent the inferred CDS: inserted 1 base in 1 codon) — MYDPQNVRPFRECVKPSLLNTISSRFYWDLLMLLLMMGNLIILPVGITFFKDENTPPWXIFNVVSDTLFLVDLVLNFRTGIVKEDSTEILLDPRAIRQRYLKSWFLVDFVSSIPVDYIFLMVDLEARLDSEVYRTARALRIVRFTKILSLLRLLRLSRLIRYIHQWEEIFHMTYDLASAMVRIVNLIGMMLLLCHWDGCLQFLVPMLQDFPSDCWVSKNNMVNDTWGVQYSYALFKAMSHMLCIGYGAQAPEGMTDVWLTMLSMIVGATCYAMFIGHATALIQSLDSSRRQYQEKYKQVEQYMSFHKLPADVRQKIHEYYEHRFQGKMFDEENILGELSDPLKEEIVSFNCRSLVANMPLFANADPNFVTAVLIKLRFEVFQPADFIIREGTVGRKMYFIQHGRVGVLARGNRETKLSDGSYFGEICLLTRGRRTASVRADTYCRLYSLSVDSFNEVLEEHPMMRRAFETVAVDRLDRIGRKNSLLLRKSSQGGSLAGGSIGRGGGRGGGGPGAGAGLAMGGLGSCDSMLVQQIVKHDSMPAMQEAIAAAAAGRGGALGGSGSVSPRPRPVIWAPLVHAPLQTAAATTNVAIALMHQQQQQQQLLQQQHALGGAIFLPSPLISPSPSSSFPMSPPRGPGLHPLRPSVSSLIGMIGVGGLGGLSQRGGFPASPSQMGTPLCGGLTSPPVAQAPSAACPMMPTAHLGRTHHYSLRLQSDNPSMTGGPPGTPTSGGATTPPLFKVATNNPPAVPCAPPDSSGYAISQQGAKEALLRHGGAGSQGPPALGRLTKEARLLSASQPTLPHRSWVGVHPHPPLHRKASGGNLLPPPFLVGGLARGGSAGILSFNSNASQLPLAMPPFGGPLAQSIALILPPVCITAPVHPYADPHCAPMPAQPATIMGTAMPTAAVPLPCSPKPTPLSPASPAPTPSTPPAVPSPIPRPKPGPPVPSRASSPVCSSTPHPSSSPMPCPKPIPPPSPRSPSPSPCSTPPPPLPSVPTPVPAPPIYGPRSPLTTSSPPSSPPPACPQSPRAKASHTPPSPSPLSSLSPAQTPIASPTPPPTPPRPHTPTSISHLSPHPSLCPRFTQSFDPQLSPCPFPDAKTVPDPDALNEPSSSPQPFGYSY, encoded by the exons ATGTATGACCCCCAGAATGTGAGACCGTTCAGGGAGTGTGTTAAACCTTCTCTACTCAACACAATATCGTCAAG GTTCTACTGGGacctgctgatgctgctgctgatgatggGGAACCTGATCATCCTGCCTGTGGGCATCACCTTCTTCAAGGACGAGAACACACCCCCCT ACATCTTCAACGTGGTGTCGGACACGCTCTTCCTGGTTGACCTGGTGCTCAACTTCAGGACCGGCATCGTCAAGGAGGACAGCACAGAGATACTGCTGGATCCAcg ggccatCCGCCAGCGCTACTTGAAGAGCTGGTTCCTGGTGGACTTTGTGTCCTCCATCCCGGTGGACTACATCTTCCTGATGGTGGACCTGGAGGCCCGGCTGGACTCGGAGGTGTACCGGACGGCCCGGGCGCTGCGCATCGTCCGCTTCACCAAGATCCTCAgcctgctgcggctgctgcgcCTCTCCCGGCTCATCCGCTACATCCACCAGTGGGAGGAG ATCTTCCACATGACCTATGACCTGGCCAGTGCCATGGTGAGGATTGTCAACCTGATAGGGATGATGCTGCTTCTGTGCCACTGGGACGGCTGTCTCCAGTTCCTGGTGCCTATGCTGCAGGACTTCCCCTCTGACTGCTGGGTGTCCAAGAACAACATGGTG AACGACACCTGGGGTGTGCAGTACTCCTACGCGCTGTTCAAGGCAATGAGCCACATGCTGTGCATCGGCTACGGCGCCCAGGCTCCCGAGGGCATGACGGACGTGTGGCTGACCATGCTCAGCATGATAGTGGGCGCCACCTGCTACGCCATGTTCATCGGACACGCCACCGCCCTCATCCAGTCGCTGGACTCGTCCCGGCGCCAGTACCAGGAGAAG TACAAGCAGGTGGAGCAGTACATGTCCTTCCACAAGCTGCCTGCGGACGTGAGGCAGAAGATCCACGAGTACTATGAGCATCGCTTCCAGGGCAAGATGTTTGACGAGGAGAACATCCTGGGAGAGCTGAGCGACCCGCTCAAAGAA GAGATCGTCAGCTTCAACTGCCGCAGCCTGGTGGCCAACATGCCGCTGTTTGCCAACGCCGACCCCAACTTCGTGACGGCGGTGCTCATCAAGCTCCGCTTTGAGGTGTTCCAGCCGGCGGACTTCATCATCCGCGAGGGCACGGTGGGCCGCAAGATGTACTTCATCCAGCACGGCCGCGTCGGCGTGCTCGCCCGCGGCAACCGGGAGACCAAGCTGAGCGACGGCTCCTACTTTGGAG AGATCTGTCTGCTGACACGGGGTCGGAGGACGGCCAGCGTCCGGGCGGACACCTACTGCCGGCTGTACTCGCTGAGCGTGGACAGCTTCAACGAGGTGCTTGAGGAGCACCCCATGATGCGGCGCGCCTTCGAGACCGTGGCGGTGGACCGACTGGACCGCATCG GCAGGAagaactctctcctcctgcGGAAGTCGTCCCAGGGCGGTTCGCTGGCAGGGGGCAGTATAGGCCGGGGCGGGGGTCGTGGTGgagggggccccggggccggagCAGGCCTGGCCATGGGGGGCCTGGGATCCTGCGACAGCATGCTGGTGCAGCAGATCGTCAAACACGACAGCATGCCCGCCATGCAGGAGGCCATCGCTGCGGCCGCCGCGGGACggggcggggccctggggggaAGTGGCAGCGTGTCCCCCAGGCCCCGGCCCGTGATCTGGGCCCCGCTGGTACACGCTCCCCTGCAAACCGCAGCCGCCACCACCAACGTAGCCATCGCCCTCatgcaccagcagcagcagcagcagcagctactgcagcagcagcatgcgCTAGGTGGGGCAATATTCCTGCCTTCCCCTCTaatctctccttccccctcctcttcgtTCCCCATGTCTCCACCCCGCGGCCCCGGGCTGCATCCCCTCCGGCCCTCTGTCAGCTCCCTCATCGGGATGATAGGGGTGGGCGGGTTGGGAGGCCTGTCCCAAAGAGGGGGgttccctgcctccccctcacAGATGGGCACTCCCCTCTGTGGGGGGCTGACATCCCCGCCGGTGGCTCAAGCCCCCAGCGCCGCTTGTCCAATGATGCCAACGGCTCACCTGGGAAGGACGCATCATTACAGCCTCCGCCTCCAGTCTGACAATCCCTCGATGACTGGTGGACCTCCTGGAACGCCCACGAGCGGAGGGGCCACCACTCCTCCACTGTTCAAAGTAGCAACAAACAACCCTCCCGCCGTGCCGTGTGCCCCTCCCGACAGCAGCGGCTACGCCATTAGCCAGCAGGGCGCGAAGGAAGCACTGCTACGTCACGGAGGAGCCGGCTCTCAGGGCCCGCCCGCCCTGGGTCGGCTCACCAAGGAGGCCAGGCTACTGTCGGCCTCACAGCCCACTCTGCCTCACCGCTCCTGGGTCGGGGttcatcctcatccccctctGCACCGGAAGGCTTCTGGGGGCAACCTGCTGCCGCCCCCTTTCTTGGTGGGCGGACTGGCCAGAGGTGGCAGCGCAGGCATTCTGAGCTTTAATTCAAATGCTTCACAACTGCCATTGGCTATGCCTCCCTTTGGTGGTCCCCTGGCCCAGAGCATAGCCCTTATTCTGCCCCCAGTATGTATCACTGCACCTGTCCACCCCTACGCTGACCCTCACTGCGCCCCCATGCCTGCACAGCCCGCCACCATCATGGGCACAGCCATGCCCACCGCGGCAGTTCCCTTACCTTGCTCTCCTAAGCCAACTCCCCTCTCCCcggccagccccgcccccaccccctccaccccccccgcgGTGCCCTCGCCGATCCCTCGGCCAAAGCCTGGTCCTCCTGTTCCTTCTCGCGCCTCCTCTCCCGTTTGCAGCTCCACGCCTCATCCGTCCTCGAGCCCAATGCCTTGCCCCAagcccatccctccaccctccccgcgctctccctctccctctccctgctccacccctcctcctccgctgccCTCCGTCCCCACCCCCGTCCCCGCGCCTCCAATCTATGGGCCGAGGTCACCgctcaccacctcctctcccccctcctccccccccccagcctgtcccCAGAGTCCCAGAGCCAAAGCCTCCCACACGcctccctccccgtctcccctGTCCAGCCTTAGTCCCGCTCAGACTCCCATcgcctctcccaccccccctcccaccccgcccCGTCCACACACCCCTAC GTCAatctcccacctctccccccatcCATCTCTCTGCCCCCGCTTCACCCAGAGCTTCGACCCCCAGCTCAGCCCTTGCCCCTTCCCAGATGCCAAGACAGTCCCCGACCCAGATGCCCTCAATGAGCCCAGTTCCAGCCCCCAACCCTTCGGCTACAGCTACTAG